Within Topomyia yanbarensis strain Yona2022 chromosome 2, ASM3024719v1, whole genome shotgun sequence, the genomic segment TCGTTTTGGAAAGCGAAGTCGACGTATTTTTTGCCTCTATTGCATTCCCAGTCTAGATTGTCGATCTATGGAAAACTCATATCTAAATGTGGTAAGTCACTATTTGTATTCTTGTCCCAGACCACATAGTTGCAGTTTCAGAATATTTCCCAGGCTCACGTTTACGGTCGGAAAGCAGAACACTATGCCAAACATCGTCGCTATGATGAAGCAATCGAGAGCCATCGTCGGGCTGTATCAAATATGGACGAAGCGTTGAAGATATCACCTCCGTCAGCAGTTATCCTTGAATCACTGCAGCTGCAGCGCAAGTATCACCTGAAGCAGGCCGAATTTCTTCGCCACAAGAAGCAACAACACGAGCGCTACATGAAGGCCGTCGAGTATCAGCGACGGAGAAATCCGGAGTATCTAGCCCAGCAGATGGAGAAGTTAGAGAAGGCCAGCGAGCTCCAGGTTGCAATCTATCGCAACATGGACGAAACAGATTCATTGCTGGAGACACTGGCTAAACCTCGAAGTGGCGGTGGCCCGGAAATTGCTGCGGGAAGTGAGAAAAAGACACTCGCCGTTGAAGAGCTTATTTCTTTGAACCACTCACTGCACCTACTGATTCACCGGATGGTTCAAAACTTGGACGAGGCCAGTACGGAAAATGAAGCTCTAAAGGAAAGGATTAGTATGTACGAAAAGGAAAGTCATCCTGCTTCGATGGGCGCTGGAAAGCGAGCTATCGATAGGGGCCGAGATCCGTTGCTGGAAACCGGACGAGATGCGCTGGAGGCGATGGATTATCACTCGGAAGAGCTACCAGCGCTCGAGTTGCCCACGTTCGATCTGTCGGGGTTTGAAAATCATTAATATGTATTACTAAGCTCATCAACTCTGATGAAATATTTC encodes:
- the LOC131682296 gene encoding nuclear receptor-binding factor 2-like: MENSYLNVAHVYGRKAEHYAKHRRYDEAIESHRRAVSNMDEALKISPPSAVILESLQLQRKYHLKQAEFLRHKKQQHERYMKAVEYQRRRNPEYLAQQMEKLEKASELQVAIYRNMDETDSLLETLAKPRSGGGPEIAAGSEKKTLAVEELISLNHSLHLLIHRMVQNLDEASTENEALKERISMYEKESHPASMGAGKRAIDRGRDPLLETGRDALEAMDYHSEELPALELPTFDLSGFENH